The Streptococcus sp. DTU_2020_1001019_1_SI_AUS_MUR_006 sequence GTTAAGGAACTCGGCAAAATGACCCCGTAACTTCGGGAGAAGGGGTGCTGACTTTAAGTCAGCCGCAGTGAATAGGCCCAAGCAACTGTTTATCAAAAACACAGCTCTCTGCTAAATCGTAAGATGATGTATAGGGGGTGACGCCTGCCCGGTGCTGGAAGGTTAAGAGGAGTGCTTAGCGGAAACGCGAAGGTATGAATTGAAGCCCCAGTAAACGGCGGCCGTAACTATAACGGTCCTAAGGTAGCGAAATTCCTTGTCGGGTAAGTTCCGACCCGCACGAAAGGCGTAATGATTTGGGCACTGTCTCAACGAGAGACTCGGTGAAATTTTAGTACCTGTGAAGATGCAGGTTACCCGCGACAGGACGGAAAGACCCCATGGAGCTTTACTGCAGTTTGATATTGAGTGTCTGTACCACATGTACAGGATAGGTAGGAGTCTAAGAGATCGGGACGCCAGTTTCGAAGGAGACGCTGTTGGGATACTACCCTTGTGTTATGGCCACTCTAACCCAGATAGGTGATCCCTATCGGAGACAGTGTCTGACGGGCAGTTTGACTGGGGCGGTCGCCTCCTAAAAGGTAACGGAGGCGCCCAAAGGTTCCCTCAGAATGGTTGGAAATCATTCGCAGAGTGTAAAGGTATAAGGGAGCTTGACTGCGAGAGCTACAACTCGAGCAGGGACGAAAGTCGGGCTTAGTGATCCGGTGGTTCCGTATGGAAGGGCCATCGCTCAACGGATAAAAGCTACCCTGGGGATAACAGGCTTATCTCCCCCAAGAGTTCACATCGACGGGGAGGTTTGGCACCTCGATGTCGGCTCGTCGCATCCTGGGGCTGTAGTCGGTCCCAAGGGTTGGGCTGTTCGCCCATTAAAGCGGCACGCGAGCTGGGTTCAGAACGTCGTGAGACAGTTCGGTCCCTATCCGTCGCGGGCGTAGGAAATTTGAGAGGATCTGCTCCTAGTACGAGAGGACCAGAGTGGACTTACCGCTGGTGTACCAGTTGTCTTGCCAAAGGCATCGCTGGGTAGCTATGTAGGGAAGGGATAAACGCTGAAAGCATCTAAGTGTGAAACCCACCTCAAGATGAGATTTCCCATGATTTTATATCAGTAAGAGCCCTGAGAGATGATCAGGTAGATAGGTTAGAAGTGGAAGTGTGGCGACACATGTAGCGGACTAATACTAATAGCTCGAGGACTTATCCAAAGTAACTGAGAATACGAAGTGTGAAGGTTTTCTTGGAATTTGATAGATATTCAATTTTGAGTAGGTATTACTCAAAGTTAAGTGACGATAGCCTAGGAGATACACCTGTACCCATGCCGAACACAGAAGTTAAGCCCTAGAACGCCGGAAGTAGTTGGGGGTTGCCCCCTGTGAGATAAGGAAGTCGCTTAGCTTTAATCCGCCATAGCTCAGTTGGTAGTAGCGCATGACTGTTAATCATGATGTCGTAGGTTCGAGTCCTACTGGCGGAGTATGTAGACGTTCCTTGGAACGTCTTTTTTTATGTGACTGTCAGTCTGTCTTGCACCTCACGGAGCGAGACAAATAAACCACCCGCTATGCGGGTGCGCGTCGAAGGTTATACCAAAAAAACTCCAAACGCGATACAATAAAGGTATTCAAGCCAATTGTAAAGCGAAAGGAGAAAACCATGGCATAAAAGTCTCATAGTTTATCACACACAAAGTGGATGTGTAAATATCACATTGTGTTCACCCCTAAGTATAGACGAAAAGTAATCTATAATTAATATAGAAGTAGTTTGGGAGAAATATTCCACCGATTATGTAGTTATAAAGGTGTTGAGATTATCGAAGGTCATTTAATGCCTGATCATGTACATATGTTGGTAAGTATTCCACCGAGGATAAGTATTTCAAGTTTCATGGGGGATTTAAAAGGCAAAAGTGCACTCATGATGTTCGATAGATGTTCGATAAACGCGCCAACCTCAAGTACAAGTTTGGTAATCGCCATTTCTGGGCGGAAGGTTATTATGTGAGTACAGTAGGGCTTAATGAAGCTACAATTAAGAAATATATTCAAGATTAAAGAAGTTATCCAGTTGATGATTTCTTCACGAGTATGAAAATTTGAGAACGAGTAAAGCATGATATAGCACTAGATAAATTGAGTGTAAAAGAATATGAGGATCCCTTTAGGGATAGTGGTAAGTAATACCAAGGCCTCTTTAAGAGGCAAGTGACGAGCCAGCTTGAACAAGGTGAAAGCCAGCGTCTTTAGGCGCTGGCTGGTAATTTGGGCTTATAGTCCTGGTTCAAACCACCTGTTAGACGGGTTGTCATGATTTATCTTTCAGAGGTCATTTTTGTCTTTTTATATTTGCCACTTTATTAATATTTAATATTTTTATAAGTTTGTTAGATTTGAGTGTTTTATTTTAAGTTTTTTTTAATAGGTCTTATAAGTAATTCTTTAGTGGATTGTGTGGTCTTGCCATCATAGTTTAGACAGTATTTGTTTCTCTTTCATTAGGAAAATTTTAGATCTTTTTTGAAATGTAGGATTGTTGAGCTGAACTGTTAATTTTTTTATCTGTTATTTATTTGGCTATTCATTATAGTACATGATAGAAGTATCTTCCCAGGTTCTTCTATTTTTTTGTTATACTCATTTTATCAATAGAAATGGAGTCAAATAAAATGATTGAACAGATTTATGAACAATATCTTGATTTTTATGATGTTATCGAAAAGGAATATAGTTATTTAGTAGATAATGATTTAGAATGGGAAGTTTTTCATCTTCGATTTTTACTCTATTATTTAGTTCGGTACAAGCTTGATATTATGCATCCTTTATTTTCTTACCACTATAGAGCTTGCTACCGTTTGTACATTGAACAGCTATTGATTTCAAATGACTGTGTTGGGGGATAATTTATAATTTTCATATTTCCGAACGATTTTATGTTTTTTTCTTTTCATAATATAAATTTACAATATTTTTTTAATATTAATTTTCTAATTTTCTCTAATTCCCTAATGTTTCTGGTCTTTGGTCTTGAAAAAATTGAGAATCTTTATTATAATAAATTGTAAGATATAATTGCAGGTGAGATTCCTGCCATGTATGTGAGAAAGGAAGAGCCTAAGGGCTCAGACAAGATTATGACTTCAGTTGTTGTTGTAGGTACCCAGTGGGGTGATGAAGGTAAAGGGAAGATTACAGACTTCCTCTCAGCTAATGCAGAAGTGATTGCACGTTACCAAGGTGGTGATAATGCTGGTCACACAATTGTGATTGATGGAAAGAAATTTAAGTTGCACTTGATTCCTTCTGGAATTTTCTTCCCTGAAAAAATTTCTGTCATTGGGAATGGGATGGTTGTAAATCCTAAGTCACTTGTGAAAGAGTTGAGCTATCTTCATGATGAAGGTGTTACAACAGATAATCTACGTATTTCTGATCGTGCGCATGTTATTTTGCCGTACCACATCGAGTTAGACCGTCTGCAAGAAGAAGCTAAGGGTGAAAATAAAATTGGTACTACTATCAAGGGTATCGGACCAGCTTATATGGATAAGGCTGCTCGTGTTGGAATCCGTATTGCAGATCTTTTGGATAAAGAGATTTTCCGTGAACGTTTAGAACGCAATCTTGCTGAGAAAAATCGTCAATTTGTAAAATTGTATGATAGCGAACCTATTTCATTTGATGATATTTTTGAAGAATATTATGAGTATGGCCAACAAATCAAGCAATATGTAACAGATACTTCTGTTATCTTGAATGATGCACTTGATAATGGCAAACGTGTTCTTTTTGAAGGTGCACAAGGGGTCATGTTAGATATTGACCAAGGAACTTATCCGTTTGTTACTTCTTCAAACCCTGTTGCTGGTGGTGTGACAATTGGTTCTGGTGTTGGTCCAAGCAAGATTGACAAGGTTGTAGGTGTATGTAAGGCCTATACAAGTCGTGTAGGAGATGGGCCTTTCCCAACTGAGTTGTTTGATGAAGTGGGAGAACGCATTCGTGAAGTAGGTCATGAGTATGGTACTACAACAGGTCGTCCACGTCGTGTAGGTTGGTTTGACTCAGTGGTTATGCGTCATAGTCGCCGTGTTTCTGGCATTACGAATCTTTCTTTGAACTCTATCGATGTTTTGAGTGGTTTGGATACAGTTAAAATCTGTGTTGCTTATGATCTTGACGGTCAACGCATTGACTACTATC is a genomic window containing:
- the comW gene encoding sigma(X)-activator ComW, whose product is MIEQIYEQYLDFYDVIEKEYSYLVDNDLEWEVFHLRFLLYYLVRYKLDIMHPLFSYHYRACYRLYIEQLLISNDCVGG
- a CDS encoding adenylosuccinate synthase, with amino-acid sequence MTSVVVVGTQWGDEGKGKITDFLSANAEVIARYQGGDNAGHTIVIDGKKFKLHLIPSGIFFPEKISVIGNGMVVNPKSLVKELSYLHDEGVTTDNLRISDRAHVILPYHIELDRLQEEAKGENKIGTTIKGIGPAYMDKAARVGIRIADLLDKEIFRERLERNLAEKNRQFVKLYDSEPISFDDIFEEYYEYGQQIKQYVTDTSVILNDALDNGKRVLFEGAQGVMLDIDQGTYPFVTSSNPVAGGVTIGSGVGPSKIDKVVGVCKAYTSRVGDGPFPTELFDEVGERIREVGHEYGTTTGRPRRVGWFDSVVMRHSRRVSGITNLSLNSIDVLSGLDTVKICVAYDLDGQRIDYYPASLEQLKRCKPIYEELPGWSEDITGVRTLEDLPENARNYVRRVSELVGVRISTFSVGPGREQTNILENVWS